From one Mangrovibacterium diazotrophicum genomic stretch:
- a CDS encoding alkaline phosphatase family protein, whose translation MNNRIFQLSIFIALALSVASCKPSGPKTDAEIAAHYAAYDDSTLNRSQLPVMMPYNRIIDPAGKVISFGDPALENHSLDLQPISGTNQYAVEDRYGIAILDADKTEIIARLAYKDAAETNGYMSTYSGIQVLKDGSTNRIFWSAAHKGSKRSKVFEASWDGKSLQITNSFDFEPEGESPLALPNELALNSENGKLYLYVVLNGNNMLKKVDVKSGKTVWSADTGVAPYGIFISNGSAYVTNWGGEMPVDTTRETAGVPYGKAYIDPKTGAIDNGNLSVFNLSDGKLVKNIGVGLHPNDITGTTDGKYIFVCNSNSDNVSVISTETMENIETIPVKIIALEHQLIGDSPNALALSPDNSRLYVANGMDNAIAVIKLNPETKSSAIEGFIPTEAYPGGLVVTDKQLVVTNLEGEGARINSLELDDPDDITEAIESGAFNSHHQKATISVIDLPDADELKDYTQKVKELMLDFRIELAKLAPRKDQPARPMPHRIGEPSVFKHVVYIIKENRTYDQVLGDMEKGDSEKSLCIFGDSVTPNQHQLARNFVLLDNYHASGKCSAEGHQWTDAAMVTDYVEKNVRAWFRSYPHVQEDALVYDQKGFIWNNAADHGKSVRIYGEASMPEVDKSLTWTDFYTMYQNGEIPKFRNTTTISRVEPMLSQNYPASDYLKIPDQFRADAFIKELKEYENLPGDQFPELSVMALSVDHTNGTRPGMPTPRAMVADNDLALGRIIEAISQSRFWENTVIFVTEDDSQAGWDHVSAYRTTGFVVSAYSQSGKVVSTNYNQTSMVRSIEQILGIPPMNLMDATALPMFECFSEKPNLEMYAALRNRIPLNEMNDDLSALNGKARLYAELSMRPEFDHIDAGNDDVLNRILWFSAKGEARYPVELVGPADDDDDD comes from the coding sequence ATGAACAATCGGATTTTTCAATTGAGCATTTTTATTGCTTTGGCATTGAGCGTCGCCTCATGTAAACCATCCGGTCCCAAAACCGATGCGGAAATTGCAGCTCATTATGCTGCCTACGACGACAGCACCCTCAACCGCAGCCAACTACCGGTTATGATGCCTTACAACCGGATCATTGACCCGGCCGGCAAAGTGATTTCGTTTGGAGACCCGGCGCTGGAAAACCACAGTCTGGACCTGCAGCCCATTTCCGGAACCAACCAGTATGCCGTAGAGGATCGCTACGGAATTGCAATTCTCGATGCGGACAAAACCGAAATTATCGCCCGGCTCGCCTATAAAGATGCCGCAGAAACCAACGGCTATATGAGTACCTACTCCGGAATTCAGGTTTTAAAAGACGGATCTACCAACCGTATTTTTTGGAGCGCCGCACACAAAGGTAGCAAACGCTCGAAAGTGTTCGAAGCAAGCTGGGACGGAAAATCGCTACAGATCACAAACAGTTTCGATTTTGAACCCGAGGGCGAATCGCCGCTGGCTTTACCGAACGAGCTGGCACTGAATTCCGAAAACGGGAAGCTCTACCTTTACGTTGTTTTGAACGGCAACAACATGCTCAAAAAGGTAGATGTGAAAAGCGGAAAGACAGTTTGGTCGGCTGACACGGGTGTAGCTCCGTACGGAATCTTTATTTCAAATGGTTCGGCCTACGTGACCAACTGGGGTGGCGAAATGCCTGTTGACACAACCCGCGAAACTGCCGGTGTTCCCTATGGCAAAGCTTACATTGACCCGAAAACCGGAGCTATCGATAACGGCAACCTCAGTGTTTTCAACCTCAGCGACGGTAAATTGGTTAAAAATATTGGTGTTGGCTTGCACCCGAACGACATTACCGGCACTACCGACGGCAAGTATATTTTCGTTTGTAACAGCAACAGCGACAACGTTTCAGTTATTTCAACTGAAACAATGGAAAACATTGAAACAATCCCGGTAAAAATCATCGCGCTGGAGCACCAGCTCATCGGCGACTCACCCAATGCGTTGGCGCTAAGCCCGGACAATTCGCGGCTCTACGTGGCGAATGGGATGGACAACGCTATTGCGGTGATCAAACTGAATCCGGAAACAAAAAGCAGCGCCATCGAAGGCTTTATTCCAACCGAGGCCTATCCCGGCGGGCTGGTCGTTACCGACAAGCAACTGGTGGTAACCAACCTGGAAGGTGAAGGTGCCCGTATTAACAGTCTCGAACTGGACGATCCCGATGATATTACGGAAGCCATAGAGTCCGGTGCTTTCAACTCGCACCACCAAAAAGCAACCATTTCGGTTATTGATTTGCCGGATGCTGATGAATTGAAGGACTACACGCAGAAAGTAAAGGAACTGATGCTCGACTTCCGCATTGAACTGGCCAAACTGGCGCCACGTAAAGATCAACCTGCCCGACCCATGCCCCACCGCATCGGCGAACCGTCCGTATTCAAGCATGTGGTTTACATCATCAAGGAAAACCGCACCTACGACCAGGTTTTGGGTGACATGGAAAAAGGAGACAGCGAAAAGTCACTCTGCATTTTTGGCGACAGTGTTACACCCAACCAACACCAACTGGCCCGCAACTTTGTGCTGCTCGACAATTACCATGCTTCGGGCAAATGCTCTGCCGAAGGACACCAGTGGACTGATGCCGCTATGGTGACTGACTACGTGGAAAAAAACGTGCGCGCCTGGTTCCGTAGCTATCCACATGTGCAGGAAGATGCGCTGGTTTACGATCAGAAAGGTTTTATTTGGAACAATGCCGCCGACCACGGTAAAAGTGTTCGAATTTACGGTGAAGCCAGCATGCCTGAAGTTGATAAAAGCCTTACCTGGACTGACTTCTACACCATGTATCAAAATGGTGAAATACCCAAGTTCCGGAATACCACGACAATTTCGCGCGTGGAACCCATGTTGTCGCAAAACTATCCGGCTTCAGACTACCTGAAAATACCCGACCAGTTTCGGGCCGATGCCTTCATTAAAGAGCTGAAAGAATACGAAAATCTTCCCGGCGACCAGTTTCCGGAACTATCGGTTATGGCGCTCTCTGTTGATCACACCAACGGAACACGGCCCGGAATGCCGACTCCTCGTGCCATGGTCGCCGACAACGATCTAGCGTTGGGTCGCATTATTGAAGCGATTAGTCAAAGTCGTTTCTGGGAGAACACGGTGATTTTTGTTACCGAAGATGATTCGCAGGCAGGTTGGGATCACGTTTCGGCATACCGAACCACAGGCTTTGTAGTAAGCGCTTACAGCCAAAGCGGCAAGGTCGTTTCAACCAATTACAATCAAACCAGCATGGTTCGATCTATCGAACAGATTCTTGGTATTCCGCCAATGAACCTGATGGATGCGACTGCTCTGCCCATGTTTGAGTGCTTCAGTGAGAAACCAAATTTGGAGATGTATGCAGCCCTCCGGAACCGGATACCGTTGAATGAAATGAACGACGACTTGTCTGCTTTGAACGGGAAGGCCCGTCTGTATGCGGAACTGTCGATGCGTCCCGAATTCGATCACATCGACGCTGGAAACGACGATGTTTTGAATCGTATTTTGTGGTTCAGCGCGAAAGGTGAAGCCAGGTACCCCGTAGAATTGGTTGGCCCTGCCGACGACGATGACGACGATTAA